A genomic region of Anopheles coustani chromosome 3, idAnoCousDA_361_x.2, whole genome shotgun sequence contains the following coding sequences:
- the LOC131271695 gene encoding uncharacterized protein LOC131271695, which produces MNLPSSIRFTLVLSVLWLSVVVSVSGARQKSQVVPDVASTAYSETLHGERQCYNLRVRDANKHISTRLTRYFVFGGILQAIAEQAQIPREDLVTGGASQFQDQSSGLGRKFHAAHVIRVGSIDARLKQKQPALNTALQNYIGHTQNVIDIANVWHGVAGQIDRFQSDKLSELAKIDFGGAFEPTNRRTVEDLMELFRDIIDTHVNSGNRNREDQSVLEADKIGVYCAGASMLFEAGKEGYQMVKSGNFETHYQRA; this is translated from the coding sequence ATGAATCTACCATCATCGATCCGATTCACACTGGTGCTGTCCGTTCTGTGGCTGTCGGTAGTCGTATCGGTGTCCGGTGCACGACAAAAATCACAGGTCGTACCGGACGTTGCCTCGACGGCGTACTCCGAGACGCTACACGGCGAACGGCAGTGCTACAACCTTCGAGTGCGCgacgcaaacaaacacatttcgaCGCGCCTCACGCGCTACTTCGTATTCGGTGGCATCCTGCAAGCGATTGCAGAGCAAGCGCAAATCCCGCGCGAAGATTTAGTGACGGGAGGTGCGAGCCAGTTTCAGGACCAATCGAGCGGGCTCGGGCGTAAGTTTCACGCGGCGCACGTCATCCGTGTGGGCAGCATCGATGCTCGGTTGAAGCAAAAGCAGCCAGCGCTCAATACTGCGCTGCAAAACTACATCGGCCACACGCAGAACGTGATCGATATCGCGAACGTTTGGCATGGCGTGGCGGGTCAGATCGATCGCTTCCAGTCGGACAAACTGAGCGAGCTGGCCAAGATTGACTTTGGGGGCGCGTTCGAGCCGACGAACCGACGCACGGTGGAGGATCTGATGGAGCTGTTCCGGGACATTATCGACACGCACGTGAACAGTGGGAACCGAAATCGGGAGGATCAAAGCGTGCTGGAGGCTGACAAGATCGGGGTGTATTGCGCCGGGGCATCTATGCTGTTCGAGGCCGGAAAGGAAGGGTACCAGATGGTGAAGAGTGGGAATTTCGAAACTCACTATCAGAGGGCGTAG